Sequence from the Candidatus Rokuibacteriota bacterium genome:
AGCGCGAATGACAGCGCGACGGCGACCGCCGTCTGCCAGTACGGCATGCCGAAGGTCCGGTGGCCGAGCCACGCCAGGCCGAGGAACCCGATGACCTGGCCGGTGATGAACCACGAGGCGGGCGTCTCGATCGCGCCGACGGGATCGTTTGCGGCTCCGCGGCCGCCGCCGAACATCGCCCGGAGATCGGTGAAGGCGCGGAGCGCGGTCCGCCACTGCAGTCCGAACGAGAGCAGGCTCGACGTGACCATGCAGGCGACGCCGCCCCAGAGCGTCCACTGCACGATCGTCGCGTAGCCCGAGCCCTCGATGATGCCGCGGTGCTGGAGGACGGGCGCGAAGATCATCCACGCCGTGACGCTGCCGAGAAACATGCTCCAGCACACGTGGAGCCCCGTGATGGCGCCGGCGGCGATGAACATGGGCTCCCAGGAGAACATCACCGTGCGTCCCATCCATGCGGGGCCGAACACGCGCTGGTTCAGCGCGGCCACCCACGTGCCGATCATGAACGGGGCGAGCTGCGCGCTCACGACCACCAGGCCCTCGGTCCAGAACTTGCTGACGACCGCCAACAGGCCGGCCCATCCGAGCGCGCGGGCCGACCGCATCCCCGATTCCCCGACGGAGTGGAGCGCGCGCAGCGTCTCGGCCGCGGCGATGCCGCTCGGGAAGCGCAGCTGCTCGACGTTGATCATCTGCCGCTTCATGGGGATCGCCATGGTGACGCCGAGCACCGACAGGCAGAACACCCACGCGAGCATGGTGGGCAAGGACATGGTGCTGTTGTTGATGAGCATGTAGGCCGCGAAGGCGGAGATCAGCGTGCCGCCGGTGGAGTATCCCGCGGAGCTGGCCGTGGACTGCATGCAGTTGTTCTCGAGGATGGTCATGGGCTCGCGCACGATCCCGACCCGGTGCAGCGTGGTCCAGATCGCGTACGAGAGGATGCACGCGGTGATCGCCACGCCGAAGCCCCAGCCCGCCTTGAGCCCGATATAGAGGTTGGTGAGCGAGAGCGCGCCGCCGAGCACCGAGCCCATGAGCACCGCGCGCCAGGTCAGCTGGAGCATGCTGTCCCCGCGCCCGCGGTAGACCTGCTCGTACCACTGGCGTTCGATCT
This genomic interval carries:
- a CDS encoding OPT family oligopeptide transporter; translation: MAQPESASPTNVPASPTALPVEGFRGTPEEIERQWYEQVYRGRGDSMLQLTWRAVLMGSVLGGALSLTNLYIGLKAGWGFGVAITACILSYAIWTTLHRVGIVREPMTILENNCMQSTASSAGYSTGGTLISAFAAYMLINNSTMSLPTMLAWVFCLSVLGVTMAIPMKRQMINVEQLRFPSGIAAAETLRALHSVGESGMRSARALGWAGLLAVVSKFWTEGLVVVSAQLAPFMIGTWVAALNQRVFGPAWMGRTVMFSWEPMFIAAGAITGLHVCWSMFLGSVTAWMIFAPVLQHRGIIEGSGYATIVQWTLWGGVACMVTSSLLSFGLQWRTALRAFTDLRAMFGGGRGAANDPVGAIETPASWFITGQVIGFLGLAWLGHRTFGMPYWQTAVAVALSFALALVACRVTGETDTTPVGAMGKITQLTFGALSPGHMNINLMSANITAAAAGSSADLLTDLKSGYLLGAHPRKQFIAQFAGIFVGTLVSVLCFRLLVPDASALGTDQFPAPAAQTWRAVAVALSEGLGALGPVKIWSIVIGGLVGIVLTLLPRIFPTRRHLIPSPAGVGLAWTFHWHYGLLFFIGGVLGWWVQKKHPKWSEELTFPVASGWIAGESLMGVGLVMWENGPELVRKLFGR